The following proteins are co-located in the Terriglobales bacterium genome:
- a CDS encoding aminopeptidase P N-terminal domain-containing protein — translation MRKPLIPVLLLITSLLWAIERQPNADYRARRTRLAEKAEGAFLVFAATEAQGPNAVYGFRQDDNFYYLSGWAEPGAAVLIIPAHPASDSSPAQPYSEILFLPAHNPIQEKWTGGKLGADNRQAAQVTGFDRVETLDQLRDELMRLLPSGRSTLYVNKGPISDASIEWLQRANAFPPYLSIADIGPLLAALRVVKDAGEIRLIRAATDASVAAHQAAMKAVRPGLNEHDISALMQYEFQKRGCERPAYAPIVGSGPDSTVLHYSRDDRAIKDGDLVLMDVAGEYSMYASDITRTLPANGKFTPRQREIYDIVLGAQDAAVRAFQAGKSSLGRDGPDSLYRVALDYINSHGKDLHGHPLGPYFIHGLSHHVGLNVHDVGDTSIPLDKGMVFTIEPGIYIPEENLGVRIEDIFWVDEGGRLVRLSGNLVRTADEVEAAMAAR, via the coding sequence TTGCGCAAGCCGCTGATCCCTGTTCTTCTTCTGATTACATCGCTGTTGTGGGCGATCGAGCGTCAGCCGAATGCGGATTACCGGGCTCGGCGCACTCGGCTCGCCGAGAAGGCTGAGGGTGCCTTCCTCGTTTTCGCGGCGACGGAAGCGCAAGGGCCCAATGCAGTTTATGGTTTTCGTCAGGACGACAACTTCTATTACTTAAGCGGATGGGCCGAGCCGGGGGCCGCAGTTCTCATCATCCCTGCGCACCCAGCAAGCGATTCAAGCCCGGCCCAGCCCTACAGTGAAATCCTGTTTCTTCCGGCTCATAATCCGATCCAGGAAAAATGGACTGGGGGCAAGCTGGGAGCAGACAACCGCCAAGCGGCGCAGGTTACAGGCTTTGATCGCGTAGAGACGCTCGATCAACTGCGCGATGAGCTAATGCGACTTCTGCCCTCTGGCCGCAGCACGTTGTACGTCAACAAAGGGCCCATCTCCGACGCGTCGATAGAATGGCTGCAGCGCGCCAACGCGTTTCCCCCATATCTGTCTATCGCCGACATCGGACCCCTTCTTGCCGCCCTGCGTGTGGTGAAGGATGCCGGGGAGATCCGGCTGATCCGAGCGGCTACCGATGCTTCCGTAGCGGCTCATCAGGCAGCCATGAAGGCAGTGCGGCCGGGGCTCAACGAGCATGACATTTCCGCACTGATGCAGTACGAATTTCAGAAGCGGGGCTGCGAAAGGCCAGCCTATGCACCGATTGTGGGTTCAGGCCCTGATTCCACGGTGCTGCACTACTCCAGGGACGACCGAGCGATAAAAGATGGAGACCTGGTACTAATGGATGTTGCCGGAGAGTACTCAATGTACGCCTCCGATATCACTCGTACCCTGCCTGCCAACGGCAAGTTCACTCCTCGGCAACGCGAGATCTATGACATCGTGCTGGGTGCGCAGGATGCCGCCGTCAGGGCATTTCAAGCCGGAAAGTCCAGCCTCGGCCGTGATGGTCCGGACTCGCTTTACCGGGTTGCCCTCGATTACATCAATAGCCATGGCAAAGACCTGCACGGTCATCCATTGGGCCCGTACTTCATCCACGGGCTCAGCCACCACGTAGGTCTGAATGTCCACGATGTAGGCGACACTTCCATCCCGCTCGACAAGGGCATGGTATTCACCATTGAACCCGGAATATACATTCCCGAGGAGAACCTCGGAGTCCGCATCGAGGATATCTTTTGGGTCGATGAGGGCGGCAGGCTGGTACGCTTGTCAGGAAACCTGGTACGGACAGCGGACGAAGTAGAGGCGGCGATGGCGGCCAGGTAG
- a CDS encoding HAD family hydrolase → MAALSNNGSQTLLIDADDTLWENNIYFERAIANFISFLDQKHYSPAEVREFLNDVERGNILKHGYGLHSFAHALVETFERLSVEPITHELHQKIVGFAHSIADHPVEIIEGVPETLLYLSERHHLILVTKGNLTEQSGKVERSGLKEYFAAIEVVAEKDVPVYRSIVQKYGLSTEVTWMVGNSPKSDINPAIGASLNAVFVPHDNTWVLEDEDLCSEPSNRKLLVLKRFPELRAYF, encoded by the coding sequence ATGGCTGCTTTGTCCAACAACGGCTCCCAAACTCTGCTGATCGATGCAGATGACACGCTTTGGGAAAACAACATCTATTTCGAGCGCGCTATTGCCAATTTCATTTCTTTTCTGGATCAGAAGCACTATTCGCCTGCTGAGGTGCGCGAGTTTCTCAACGACGTAGAGCGCGGCAACATCCTGAAGCACGGATACGGCCTGCACAGTTTCGCTCACGCTCTGGTGGAAACCTTCGAACGGCTTTCGGTCGAGCCGATCACTCACGAACTCCACCAGAAGATAGTTGGTTTCGCCCACTCGATTGCCGACCACCCCGTGGAGATCATCGAAGGCGTGCCCGAGACGCTGCTGTATCTTTCCGAGCGGCATCATCTCATTCTGGTCACCAAGGGCAACCTGACGGAGCAGTCCGGCAAGGTCGAACGCTCTGGTCTGAAAGAATATTTTGCCGCCATTGAAGTGGTGGCAGAAAAAGATGTCCCGGTCTATCGATCGATTGTCCAGAAGTATGGCTTATCGACCGAGGTCACCTGGATGGTGGGCAACTCTCCCAAATCCGATATTAATCCGGCAATCGGCGCCAGTCTGAACGCGGTTTTTGTGCCCCACGATAACACCTGGGTACTGGAGGACGAAGACCTCTGCTCCGAACCCTCGAATCGCAAACTTCTCGTCTTGAAACGCTTTCCGGAGCTGCGCGCGTATTTCTGA
- a CDS encoding substrate-binding domain-containing protein produces the protein MSSKRSCWLLLLPVLLLVITTGCGEHSADERYYLVTVNTQIPYWQSAAAGFLKSATEIKVRAEIAGPDTYDAKAQQDEFRRILAKNPKPSGILISLADPQFMKADIDNAIAAGIPVLTIDSDSPASKRLFFIGTNNYQAGILGGEIAAKQLQGKGTVIVFTMPNQTNLEDRLRGYRQVFEKYPQIKIARVVDIKGDPRVAFDETQKVIDSKEKIDGFLCLEALAGKEVATVINNSKTAGKTIIAMDTDEATLDWVKKGVIAATIAQRPYTMGYFGLKMLDDLHHAYPTLPSVSGSTTSPLPAFVDTGAILIDKTNVDSVIQAQAANKPGK, from the coding sequence ATGTCGTCGAAGCGAAGCTGTTGGTTGCTCTTACTTCCGGTTCTCCTTCTTGTTATTACAACCGGCTGTGGCGAGCACAGCGCTGATGAGCGCTATTACCTGGTTACCGTGAACACTCAAATTCCCTACTGGCAATCAGCGGCTGCAGGATTTCTCAAATCAGCCACCGAAATCAAGGTTCGGGCTGAGATCGCAGGACCAGACACCTACGACGCTAAGGCTCAACAAGACGAGTTCAGGCGGATATTGGCAAAAAATCCGAAGCCCTCAGGGATTCTTATTTCCCTTGCCGATCCCCAATTCATGAAGGCCGATATCGATAATGCGATTGCGGCGGGGATCCCGGTGCTCACTATCGATTCAGACTCTCCAGCCAGCAAACGCCTTTTCTTTATTGGCACAAACAACTACCAGGCCGGAATCCTGGGTGGCGAGATCGCGGCTAAGCAACTGCAGGGTAAAGGCACGGTCATCGTGTTCACCATGCCCAATCAGACCAACCTCGAGGATCGCTTACGCGGGTACCGGCAGGTGTTTGAGAAGTATCCTCAAATCAAAATTGCTCGCGTCGTGGACATTAAGGGCGACCCGCGCGTGGCCTTCGACGAAACTCAAAAGGTGATCGACAGCAAGGAGAAGATCGATGGTTTTCTCTGTCTGGAAGCTCTGGCGGGGAAAGAAGTAGCCACCGTCATCAACAACAGTAAAACTGCCGGAAAAACCATTATCGCCATGGACACCGATGAAGCTACGCTGGACTGGGTGAAGAAAGGCGTCATCGCGGCTACTATCGCGCAACGGCCTTACACCATGGGTTACTTCGGCCTGAAGATGCTGGATGACCTGCACCACGCGTATCCCACGCTGCCTTCGGTCTCCGGCTCCACAACTTCTCCACTTCCCGCTTTTGTGGACACCGGGGCGATCTTGATCGATAAGACGAATGTCGACAGCGTGATCCAGGCACAAGCTGCCAACAAGCCGGGTAAGTAA
- a CDS encoding biotin transporter BioY produces the protein MSKTAVSAASRPSSVILKQVALVVGASLFMAVCGRLSIPLPFTPIPLTLANFGVLLIGLVLGARRGFAALVLYLLEGASGMPVFSPAGPGGIAQLFGPTGGYLMAYPFVAALTGWIAQSDGASFLRNLVACCAGELALFASGIGWLMLLIHTPFSKAAYFGFYPFIFAEVIKILSAAAISLRLKRSPIIGSFFS, from the coding sequence ATGTCAAAGACAGCGGTGAGCGCTGCATCACGACCGTCGTCGGTGATCCTCAAACAGGTGGCGCTCGTGGTCGGAGCCAGCCTGTTTATGGCTGTGTGTGGACGGTTATCCATTCCTTTACCTTTTACCCCTATTCCTCTGACATTAGCTAATTTCGGCGTGCTATTGATTGGATTGGTCTTGGGTGCGCGTCGAGGTTTTGCTGCCCTCGTGCTTTATCTGCTGGAAGGCGCGTCAGGTATGCCGGTGTTCAGCCCCGCCGGTCCGGGAGGAATTGCTCAGCTCTTTGGCCCGACTGGTGGCTACCTGATGGCTTACCCATTTGTGGCCGCGCTGACGGGCTGGATCGCTCAAAGTGATGGGGCCAGTTTCTTACGAAACCTGGTTGCTTGTTGCGCAGGTGAGTTGGCGCTCTTTGCTTCCGGGATCGGTTGGCTGATGCTCCTGATCCACACGCCTTTCAGCAAGGCGGCCTATTTTGGCTTCTATCCATTCATTTTCGCAGAGGTTATCAAGATCCTATCTGCGGCAGCAATATCGTTGCGACTGAAGCGCAGCCCTATTATCGGGAGTTTCTTCAGCTAA
- a CDS encoding MqnA/MqnD/SBP family protein: MATTSTTALVQDVTVAHSPDSDDAFMFYGLATNKVRVPGLKFSHTLCDIETLNRKAMDGVYDVSAISFHAYPYVQEKYALLSSGGSVGEGYGPMIVANRKFSVNEIKEIRLAIPGTLTTAYLVLRLFAPRVETVVVPFDQIIPRILEGRYDAGLIIHEGQLTYSRSGLHRIVDLGKWWRDMTGFPLPLGGNVIRRDLQPEVIKSVALALKNSIQYALDHREEALAYAMQFARDLDAQSADKFVGMYVNERTVDYGAEGREAVRRLLDMGYEAGIIPHPAKVDFVS, encoded by the coding sequence ATGGCGACCACTAGTACAACTGCACTCGTTCAAGACGTCACTGTCGCCCACAGTCCGGATTCCGATGATGCCTTCATGTTTTACGGACTGGCGACAAACAAAGTCCGGGTTCCTGGCCTCAAGTTCAGCCATACCCTCTGTGATATCGAGACACTGAATCGCAAAGCGATGGATGGCGTATACGACGTTTCCGCCATTTCCTTCCACGCCTACCCCTATGTGCAGGAGAAGTATGCGCTATTGTCGAGTGGAGGCAGCGTAGGGGAAGGATATGGGCCCATGATCGTCGCCAACCGAAAATTTTCCGTCAACGAGATCAAGGAGATCAGGCTCGCGATTCCTGGCACGCTAACGACCGCGTATCTGGTGCTGCGATTATTCGCGCCCAGGGTGGAAACCGTTGTGGTGCCTTTCGATCAGATCATCCCACGTATTCTCGAAGGCCGATACGACGCTGGATTGATTATTCATGAAGGGCAGTTGACCTATTCCAGGTCGGGTTTGCACCGCATCGTGGACCTGGGAAAATGGTGGCGCGATATGACAGGTTTCCCCTTGCCTCTGGGCGGAAATGTGATCCGGAGAGACCTGCAGCCGGAAGTGATCAAAAGCGTCGCTCTGGCATTGAAGAACAGCATTCAATACGCATTGGATCATCGCGAAGAGGCCCTGGCCTATGCCATGCAGTTTGCCCGCGATCTCGATGCACAGTCAGCCGACAAGTTCGTGGGAATGTATGTTAACGAGCGCACGGTGGACTACGGAGCGGAAGGGCGGGAAGCGGTGCGACGGCTTCTGGATATGGGCTATGAGGCGGGGATCATACCGCATCCGGCGAAAGTCGATTTCGTGAGCTAA
- a CDS encoding winged helix-turn-helix domain-containing protein, with product MAHTANVRPFPQRASDDEGGHPSTDVIDVGDFHIDLSARTATVRGRELRLTPEEFDLLMFLTSHPKKLVTPSTLLSTNWNRKGVQHAEFLRVLLSLRRKLEEDGPQHYIRTEPWVLYRFDPVAS from the coding sequence ATGGCTCATACCGCAAACGTAAGGCCATTTCCTCAACGCGCGAGTGACGACGAAGGAGGCCATCCGTCAACCGATGTTATCGATGTGGGTGACTTTCACATTGACCTCTCGGCGCGCACCGCCACCGTGCGAGGGCGAGAACTGCGGCTCACACCCGAAGAATTTGATCTGTTGATGTTTCTCACGTCGCATCCCAAAAAGCTGGTCACACCATCGACGCTGCTATCCACCAACTGGAATCGGAAGGGAGTGCAGCACGCGGAGTTCCTTCGCGTTCTACTGTCACTGCGGAGGAAATTAGAAGAGGATGGGCCTCAACATTACATCCGAACTGAGCCTTGGGTCTTATACCGCTTCGACCCCGTAGCCTCCTGA
- a CDS encoding carboxypeptidase-like regulatory domain-containing protein — MLRLSSAATVLLACAVVLSSAAHAQSTFGSILGVVKDPSGLVIPAAKITLLSLEEQSTHDTASEMDGSFQFMNVKPGRYEITANAQGFNQFKLESVQLEARQTLRVDLSMKVHSGSEIVDVGSTAPMINTESATLAESKDFIQISQLPVNYRGATTSSLAMLATVPGTQQDGNGNVTIGGGLPSQVQYSVDGASTVNIRQNGALANMNPSSELISEFKVSQFNNNAEFAQLGDVTIATKSGGDHFHGSAFEYLQNSALDATTYGFPSKPHKAFNTFGGSLGGPLRIPHLTGKTPHTFFFVAYEGNRRRTVTPLFLNVPSLDMRAGNLNELTGSYGRVVDPLTGQPFANNTIPANRISATSASLLQNYLTQLPNATAAGANYLQQTATPSNTDGYDIRVDHTLTNKQSLYVRWSAKNISTTIANPLLPSDQDSETDRNLIFSHNYAITNTLVNEARFGLSMFRMSVQFPIQGATAVQDLGLLGLDLSDHPDASAFPTFNFNDGTGLTPIGRDKAGVTKSQTIQFTDNLSWARGKHSLKFGADIRRVAYADIESFGGSDDFGAFTFTSGALTGNKACGDPTATAPYLCESAFADFLLGLPAKTYVAQSGPDVLAHTWQTGLYAQDEWRIHPRLTLSFGLRWQALPPFVSPLNNLTAFDKRNGGVIVPDHNVPVQGFLESINACAGAYNPYGISNPALPCGPVESASSQGLGSGVREFYKKNFQPRIGFAYRPFGNEKTVIRGGFGIFTMTNLGQLSFNTTNISVGVVRTTANGVVSGLPAYQFPNVRTPDNPLTIAGTGDFYQNTPINYRDPQSAQWNLTVERELIRDTTLRVSYVGTNSYRMSQTVDLNQVPPSAVSPNPNLRPYLNWGRILSSENQGSVNYEALQSEINHRSRGGLTLQASHVWAKSLGNVGGDAPTAFSPEVIYGTPVANRFDLAANRGDVAAVRRNRVLVSAIYELPVGNGRHFLNHMSSVPQAIFGGWSISTVSMWQTGPFLTPVTSPNYDPGNLNLVYRGALQRPDCVANGNLSQPTVNEYFNINAFNPVPAGATGNCRVGSLVGAGTVAIAGGLSKTFAIGEKARIKFESTFTNLPNHLNYAAPSTDVSSPATFGKITSVQTAENAGNRTGQLALRVEF, encoded by the coding sequence GTGCTTAGACTTTCGTCGGCTGCAACTGTTCTGCTGGCCTGTGCCGTTGTTCTCTCCTCGGCGGCACATGCCCAGTCCACCTTCGGCTCGATCCTGGGCGTAGTAAAAGACCCCAGCGGGCTAGTCATCCCTGCGGCCAAGATCACGCTTCTTAGCCTGGAGGAGCAGTCCACGCATGATACCGCCTCTGAAATGGATGGCTCCTTTCAGTTCATGAACGTAAAACCTGGTCGCTACGAGATCACGGCCAATGCCCAGGGCTTCAACCAATTCAAGCTGGAATCGGTGCAACTCGAAGCTCGTCAGACTCTGCGTGTCGATCTCTCGATGAAAGTGCACAGCGGATCAGAAATCGTCGATGTCGGCAGCACCGCGCCCATGATCAACACCGAAAGCGCGACGCTCGCCGAGTCCAAGGACTTCATCCAAATCTCTCAGCTCCCGGTCAACTATCGTGGCGCAACCACCAGTTCCCTGGCAATGCTGGCCACGGTCCCAGGCACACAGCAGGATGGCAACGGCAATGTCACCATTGGCGGCGGCCTGCCCTCGCAAGTCCAGTACTCGGTCGACGGCGCTTCCACGGTCAACATCCGACAGAACGGGGCACTGGCGAATATGAACCCTTCGTCGGAGCTCATCAGCGAGTTCAAGGTCTCGCAGTTCAACAACAACGCGGAATTCGCTCAGCTCGGCGATGTCACCATCGCCACCAAGAGCGGCGGCGATCACTTTCACGGCAGCGCTTTTGAGTACCTGCAAAACAGCGCTCTGGATGCCACCACTTATGGATTTCCCAGCAAGCCCCATAAGGCCTTCAACACCTTCGGCGGAAGCCTGGGAGGACCGCTGAGGATTCCCCACCTGACGGGCAAGACACCCCACACATTTTTCTTTGTCGCTTACGAAGGAAACCGTCGCCGCACAGTAACGCCGTTGTTCTTAAACGTGCCGAGTCTAGATATGCGGGCGGGCAATCTGAATGAGCTGACTGGCAGCTACGGCCGGGTAGTTGATCCGCTTACTGGTCAGCCGTTCGCCAACAACACGATTCCCGCCAACCGCATTAGCGCCACCTCCGCATCGTTGTTGCAGAATTACCTGACGCAGCTACCTAATGCGACAGCGGCAGGCGCAAATTATCTGCAGCAGACTGCAACCCCCAGCAACACCGATGGCTACGACATCCGCGTAGATCACACGCTGACTAACAAGCAGTCTCTCTACGTTCGCTGGAGCGCGAAAAACATTTCTACCACGATCGCCAACCCGCTTCTTCCCAGCGATCAAGACAGCGAAACCGATCGCAACTTGATCTTCTCTCACAACTACGCGATCACCAACACTCTGGTGAATGAAGCGCGTTTCGGACTATCGATGTTCCGGATGAGCGTGCAGTTTCCCATTCAGGGTGCGACCGCAGTGCAGGACTTGGGCCTGCTCGGGCTTGACCTCAGCGACCACCCCGATGCTTCGGCCTTTCCTACTTTCAATTTCAACGACGGCACGGGTCTCACTCCCATTGGTCGCGACAAAGCGGGCGTAACCAAGTCGCAAACGATCCAATTCACCGACAACCTGAGTTGGGCACGCGGCAAGCACAGCCTGAAGTTTGGGGCTGACATTCGTCGTGTCGCTTACGCCGATATCGAGAGCTTCGGCGGATCCGACGACTTCGGGGCGTTTACGTTTACCTCCGGCGCTCTGACGGGAAACAAGGCCTGCGGCGATCCCACCGCAACGGCTCCTTATCTCTGCGAGTCGGCATTTGCCGACTTCCTGCTCGGATTGCCGGCCAAGACCTATGTGGCACAATCAGGGCCGGATGTGCTTGCCCACACCTGGCAGACCGGACTCTACGCGCAAGACGAATGGCGCATCCACCCTCGGTTGACCTTGAGCTTCGGCCTGCGCTGGCAAGCCTTGCCGCCTTTCGTCAGCCCGCTCAACAACCTCACCGCATTCGACAAGAGGAATGGAGGCGTAATTGTTCCTGATCACAACGTGCCCGTGCAGGGATTCCTCGAGTCCATCAATGCTTGTGCTGGAGCGTACAACCCCTATGGTATCTCCAATCCCGCGCTTCCCTGCGGTCCGGTAGAATCCGCCAGCTCGCAAGGACTGGGCTCTGGGGTCCGCGAGTTCTACAAAAAGAACTTTCAGCCGCGCATCGGATTCGCCTATCGCCCATTCGGCAACGAAAAAACTGTGATCCGTGGCGGCTTCGGGATTTTCACCATGACAAACCTGGGGCAGCTCTCGTTCAACACCACCAATATCAGCGTAGGTGTTGTGCGCACCACCGCCAATGGTGTGGTCAGCGGCCTGCCGGCCTACCAGTTCCCCAACGTTCGCACACCCGACAATCCTCTGACGATAGCCGGAACGGGCGACTTCTATCAGAACACGCCCATCAACTATCGGGATCCGCAGTCAGCGCAATGGAATTTGACTGTGGAAAGAGAATTGATTCGCGACACCACCCTGCGTGTCAGCTATGTCGGCACCAACTCGTATCGCATGAGCCAGACCGTGGACTTGAATCAGGTCCCGCCCAGTGCAGTGTCGCCCAATCCCAATCTGCGGCCGTACCTCAACTGGGGACGCATTCTCTCCTCTGAGAATCAAGGCTCCGTCAACTACGAAGCCCTGCAGTCGGAAATCAACCATCGCAGCCGCGGTGGCCTGACGCTACAGGCGAGTCACGTGTGGGCCAAGAGCCTGGGCAATGTGGGCGGAGATGCTCCCACTGCCTTCTCTCCCGAAGTCATCTACGGAACCCCCGTAGCCAACCGATTCGACCTGGCGGCCAATCGCGGTGACGTCGCGGCCGTTCGGCGTAATCGGGTGCTGGTCTCCGCGATCTACGAACTTCCGGTGGGCAATGGCCGGCACTTCCTCAACCATATGAGTTCCGTGCCACAAGCCATTTTTGGTGGATGGTCGATCAGCACCGTCAGCATGTGGCAGACGGGACCATTTCTGACTCCGGTGACGAGCCCCAATTACGATCCTGGAAATCTCAACCTTGTTTATCGTGGCGCACTCCAGCGGCCGGATTGCGTAGCCAACGGTAACCTCTCGCAGCCTACCGTGAACGAATACTTCAATATCAACGCGTTCAATCCTGTTCCTGCTGGAGCAACCGGCAACTGCCGCGTTGGAAGTCTGGTAGGCGCAGGCACGGTGGCAATTGCGGGCGGACTCTCCAAAACCTTCGCTATTGGGGAGAAGGCTCGAATCAAATTTGAGAGCACGTTCACCAATCTGCCCAATCATCTCAACTATGCAGCCCCTTCGACCGATGTTTCTTCTCCCGCCACCTTCGGGAAGATCACCAGTGTTCAGACCGCCGAAAACGCCGGCAACCGCACAGGTCAGCTGGCGCTACGGGTCGAGTTCTGA
- a CDS encoding class IV adenylate cyclase: MPQITYTSLVAEHKEVEIKFRIPDLTKLEARLFELNFHQQTPPSHEMNILYDRGGELRRGGSLLRLRKYGDTWLLTYKGRSDENGSHKTRIEIETEVADGERMNAMLLALGYAPSFRYEKFRSEWTDGEGKVVLDQTPIGNFGEIEGSPDWIDRIASELHIPREHYITKSYAELFFEWQKQTHNEAEEMTFAAIPRL, translated from the coding sequence ATGCCGCAGATAACTTATACTTCTTTGGTGGCTGAGCACAAAGAAGTCGAAATCAAGTTTCGGATTCCCGATCTGACGAAGCTTGAAGCGCGACTGTTTGAGCTCAACTTCCACCAGCAGACGCCACCCAGCCATGAGATGAACATACTCTACGATCGCGGAGGTGAACTACGCCGCGGTGGTTCTTTGCTTCGGCTGCGCAAGTACGGCGACACCTGGCTGCTGACGTACAAGGGACGCTCGGACGAGAACGGCAGCCACAAAACCCGCATCGAGATTGAGACCGAAGTGGCTGATGGCGAGCGGATGAATGCCATGCTGCTGGCTCTAGGCTATGCTCCCAGCTTCCGCTACGAAAAGTTCCGCAGCGAATGGACTGACGGTGAAGGAAAGGTCGTGCTGGACCAAACTCCCATCGGCAACTTCGGCGAAATCGAAGGTTCTCCTGATTGGATCGACCGCATTGCCTCTGAGCTTCACATCCCTCGTGAGCACTACATCACCAAGAGTTACGCAGAGCTGTTTTTTGAATGGCAGAAACAGACTCACAACGAAGCCGAAGAAATGACCTTTGCGGCGATACCGCGACTCTAG
- a CDS encoding RidA family protein, giving the protein MRTHINLLHHPESLPFSDAVLVDDTLYLSGCIGIDPALGIAPMDVDHEITLLFEHLRAVLAEAGMTLNDLVLVQIFCCNLGLFEHFNKRYREYFQGPLPARAFIGSGPLLRQGRFEIVGIARKN; this is encoded by the coding sequence ATGCGCACGCACATCAACCTGCTTCATCATCCGGAGAGTTTACCGTTTAGTGATGCCGTACTGGTCGACGACACGCTCTATCTATCAGGATGTATCGGAATCGATCCCGCCCTGGGCATTGCGCCCATGGATGTGGATCACGAGATCACGCTGCTGTTCGAGCACCTGCGGGCCGTCCTGGCGGAAGCGGGGATGACCTTGAATGACCTGGTGCTGGTGCAGATATTCTGCTGCAACCTCGGACTATTCGAGCATTTCAACAAAAGATACCGCGAGTATTTCCAGGGACCTCTGCCCGCACGAGCCTTCATTGGGTCGGGCCCACTGCTCCGGCAGGGACGCTTTGAGATCGTGGGGATCGCGCGAAAGAATTGA